The sequence GGCCGGGCGCTAGGCCGTCGGTCGCCCGCGGGTCAGCGCTGCACGCCCGGCACCCACGCGGTGGTGCGGCCGCCCACCGTGATATGGCAGATGCGCTCGCCGCGCGCGGTGCGCGCGTCCGCGTTCTTCCCCCAGCGGTGATGGAAGAGCCAGCCGCGCGGATAGCGGTCGCTGTCCGAGCGGGCACCCACCGCCGTCTTCATCACCGAGCGGATCTTCGTCCGCAGCCGGCCCGCTTCCAGCGTGGTGAGCGTATCCGCGCGGCGTCCGGGGGCGATCCTCGCCTGGTAGAGCACCTCGTCGGCGATCCAGTTGCCCACGCCGGCGGAGAAGCCCTGATCCAGCAGCACCGCCTTGATGGGCGCCTTGCGCTCGCGCACCATGGCGCGAAAGCGCGCGGGCGGCGGCAGCTCGTGGAGCGCGTCCCAGCCGAGCAGGCTGATGGGCGGCTCGGCGGTGGGATCCCGACGAAGGCGGATCCGACCCAGCCGGCGCCCGTCCGTCATCACGAGCTCGCCGCCGTCGTCGAAGCGGAGGTGGAGTTTCGAAAAGCGCGGCGGCCACTCCGCGAAGCGGTCGACGCTGCCGTGGGAGACCAGGCGCACGCCCCGCCCCGCGGTGGAGTGGAAACCGCCGGCCATGCCGAAGTGGAAGGTGGGCCACGGGCGCCGATCCAGCTCCAGCCAGAGGTGCTTGCCACGTCGGCGCACCGCCCTGACGCGGCGACCGACGAGCGCGCGAGTGAAACTGGCCGCGCTCACGCCTTCGAAGACGATAGGATCGGCGGAGCAGCTGACGTGAACGATGCGGCGGCCCGCGGCGACGCGCTGGGCGAGGACGCGCGCCGCCTCGACCTCGGGCAACTCCGGCACGAGTCGCCGCCCGGCTACTTGACGATGTCGAGCAGCTCGACCTCGAACACCAGGGTGGCGCCGGGTTTGATCCTGGGCGGCGCTCCCTGCTCCCCGTAGGCGAGCGCGGGCGGGCAGACGAGGCGGCTCTTGCCGCCCACCTTCATCTTCTGGAGGCCCTCGGTCCAGCAGGGAATCACCCGGTTCAGCGGAAACGTCGCGGGCTCCTTGCGCTCCACCGAGCTGTCGAACACGGTGCCGTCGGTGAGCGTGCCGTGATAGTGCACCTTCACCGTGTCGGTGGGCTTGGGCGAGGCGCCGGTGCCCGGCTTGATGGTCTGGATCACGAGGCCGGTGGGGCTGCGAGTCGCGCCCTGCTCCGTGGCGGCCTTGGCGAGGTACGTCTCGCCCGCTTTCTTCTCGGTGTCCGCGGACGCCCCCACGCGCGCGGCGTGGAGGGCCTGCACCTTGGGCCCGTAGGTCTGCAGATCCACCTTCTCCGGCACCTTGTGCACGCCGTCGCCGATGCCGGCGAGCACGGTGGCGAGCTCCGCCTCGCTCAGGTTGAAGTTCGCCAGGCTCCGGCTCACGAGGAGCCCGAGCGCGTAGAGGGTCTTCTCGTCTTCCGTCTTGAGCGAGGGCGCGGGGGCCTGCGCGAGCGCGGGCGCGCCGCCGAGCAGGATGACGAGCGCGCACGCGATCGCGGTCCGCATCGCGCGGCCTAGACCATGCCCGGCATGAACGCGTCCCGGCCGCGCTGATAGGTCGGCTGGCGCTGGGCGGGATTGCGGTTCACGAGGGGACGGAAGTACATGGGATGCGTGAGGCACCGCACCTCGTGCTCGATGGTGGCGAGCGGCGCCTTGGTGTCCACGTCCACGATCTCCTGGAAGCGGTACTGGATGTCGCTCGACTCCTCGGAGACGAGCCCGCGCTCCTTCAGCTTGGCGTGGGGACCGGAGAAATCGGCGATGTAGACGGCGATGTGGTGGCCGTCGTAGGGCGCGATATCGCCCGTCGTTTCGCGGAATACCAGCTCCTGCCGGAGCTGCCCGATCTTCACGCGCGCCGCCTTGCCTTCGCCGTTGCCGTTGACGACGCTCGGCGCGCTGAAGATCTCCTTGTAGAAGCGCGCGATGCCCGGCGCCGTCCCCGGCCGCACCGGCACCTCGAAGCGGGCGATGCCGAGGGTCACGTCGCCGAACTCGGGCGCGGGGGCGTAGCAACGGAAACGATTCCCCCACGGACACGTCACCAGCACGTGCTTGTCCTCGTTGGCGAACGAGAACTTCGTGCCTTCGAGCTTGGGCTTCACTTCCTCCAGCCGCTCGCGAAGCGCGCCGAGGTGCGGCATCACGAGGTCGGTGTAGCCCGGATAGACGTTGGGCGCGCCGGTGGGCAGGTGGAACTGCGACTGCCCGGCGTTGGCCCACATGTTCTCGGTCCCGATCATGATGTAGGGATCGCGCGTGAGGCCGAGCCCCTGGATGTAGAAGCGCGTGGCGAGCACCTGGTCGGGCACGCGCACGTTGACGTGCTCGAGGAACAGGATGTTGCCGACGTCCTGGGTGGTCCGGTCGAAGTGTCCGCCTCGCATGGATGTCTCCTCTCTTACGTGAGGACCGCGATCTTCTGCCGATCGATCAACGCGAAGTCGATGGTGGCGCCCAGCCCGGGCCCGTTCATCGCGTGTACGAGCCCCGCGCGGTCCACCTCGATGTCGTCCACGAGCCCGTATTTCTGGGCGCCCGCCGGCAACAGGACTTCGAAGAACTCCGTATTTCGGATCGCCATGATCAGGTGGAGGTTGGCCACGTTGTTGAGCGAGTTGCCGCCGTGGTGCACCTCGAAGTTCATGTGGAAGGCTTCCGCCAGATGCGCCGACTTGACGAGCGGGGTGATCCCGCCCTTCACCGCGGGATCGCCGCGCAGGTAGTCGGTGGCCCGCTCGGTGATCCACGGGGCCAGCGCGGTGAAGCCGCCGGGCGTGTACTCGGTGGCGAGGATGGGGATCTGGAGCTGCTGCTTGAGCTTCACGTAGTTGTACAGATCGTCGTCCGCGAGCGGGTCCTCGTACCAGTGAAAGCCCAGCTCCTCGATGGCCTTCCCCACCCGCACCGCCTCGGGGTACTGGTACGCCCACGTCGAGTCGAGCATCACCGTGAACTCGTCGCCCACCGCCGTGCGGACCGCGCGACAGACTTTGATGTCGGTGTCGGGATCGGTGGGCGGATGGATCTTGTACGCGCGCCAGCCCTCCGCCTTGAAGCGCGCGGCCTCGTCCGCGTAGGCCTCCGGCGAGGACAGCACCGCCGAGCTCGCGTATGCGGGGATGGACTCGCGGTAGGAACCGAGCAGCCGGTGAATGGGTAGGCCCGCCACCTTGCCGGCGATGTCCCAGAGCGCCACGTCCACCGCGCCGATGGCCCGCAGCGTGGTGTTGCGGTGCCGGCTCCACAGGGCGTGCCAGAGCCGCTCGCGCTCGAGCGGGTCCTGGCCCATCACCAGGGGCTTCAAGTAGTAGATCAGCGAGTCCGCGTCGAAGCGCGCGCCGCGC is a genomic window of Candidatus Methylomirabilota bacterium containing:
- a CDS encoding DNA-formamidopyrimidine glycosylase family protein gives rise to the protein MPELPEVEAARVLAQRVAAGRRIVHVSCSADPIVFEGVSAASFTRALVGRRVRAVRRRGKHLWLELDRRPWPTFHFGMAGGFHSTAGRGVRLVSHGSVDRFAEWPPRFSKLHLRFDDGGELVMTDGRRLGRIRLRRDPTAEPPISLLGWDALHELPPPARFRAMVRERKAPIKAVLLDQGFSAGVGNWIADEVLYQARIAPGRRADTLTTLEAGRLRTKIRSVMKTAVGARSDSDRYPRGWLFHHRWGKNADARTARGERICHITVGGRTTAWVPGVQR
- a CDS encoding FKBP-type peptidyl-prolyl cis-trans isomerase — its product is MRTAIACALVILLGGAPALAQAPAPSLKTEDEKTLYALGLLVSRSLANFNLSEAELATVLAGIGDGVHKVPEKVDLQTYGPKVQALHAARVGASADTEKKAGETYLAKAATEQGATRSPTGLVIQTIKPGTGASPKPTDTVKVHYHGTLTDGTVFDSSVERKEPATFPLNRVIPCWTEGLQKMKVGGKSRLVCPPALAYGEQGAPPRIKPGATLVFEVELLDIVK
- a CDS encoding enolase C-terminal domain-like protein; this encodes MKISDVTLTLFGWSGIPATQYGRHTGTFAGKSELGLLTVRTDDGVVGHAFLGSAMRGARFDADSLIYYLKPLVMGQDPLERERLWHALWSRHRNTTLRAIGAVDVALWDIAGKVAGLPIHRLLGSYRESIPAYASSAVLSSPEAYADEAARFKAEGWRAYKIHPPTDPDTDIKVCRAVRTAVGDEFTVMLDSTWAYQYPEAVRVGKAIEELGFHWYEDPLADDDLYNYVKLKQQLQIPILATEYTPGGFTALAPWITERATDYLRGDPAVKGGITPLVKSAHLAEAFHMNFEVHHGGNSLNNVANLHLIMAIRNTEFFEVLLPAGAQKYGLVDDIEVDRAGLVHAMNGPGLGATIDFALIDRQKIAVLT